One stretch of Priestia megaterium DNA includes these proteins:
- a CDS encoding LLM class flavin-dependent oxidoreductase, translating into MIKLSVLDQSPVSSGSTPKEALKRTVELAKLTEELGYHRFWVAEHHNTNGLAGSSPTLLMTHLASRTSRIRIGSGGVLLPQYSPYKVAEDAQLLENLFPNRIDLGLGRSPGGDALTRLALTDGVRKSLNEFPRQIQALKGHLEHNLPSDHPYYGVTAYPLSETKPELWHLGINKRGARSAAELGISFTFGHFIYSVGGQEAIRHYKQEFIPSSYQSKPKTNVCVFVVCAETTEEAEQHAKTLDDWLLKVAKGGDTTISSIEEVHNRSYSEEELKKISTNRPRMIVGNPAEVKQELIELQQKYDNDEFLIITNIHDYEAKKKSYELLAELFPQPSFF; encoded by the coding sequence ATGATTAAGCTAAGCGTATTGGATCAGTCTCCTGTTTCAAGCGGATCAACACCAAAGGAAGCGTTGAAACGCACGGTAGAGCTGGCTAAATTAACGGAAGAGTTGGGCTACCATCGCTTTTGGGTAGCGGAACATCATAATACGAACGGTCTTGCAGGCTCATCTCCGACACTTTTAATGACGCACTTAGCTTCTCGAACGAGCCGAATCCGAATTGGATCTGGAGGAGTCCTTCTTCCTCAATACAGTCCGTATAAAGTAGCAGAAGATGCTCAGCTGCTTGAAAATCTGTTTCCTAATCGAATTGATTTAGGTCTTGGACGGTCACCGGGAGGAGATGCGCTGACTCGGCTTGCGCTGACAGATGGAGTCCGTAAAAGCCTCAATGAATTCCCTCGTCAAATTCAGGCGTTAAAAGGACATCTTGAGCATAATTTGCCGTCTGATCATCCGTATTACGGAGTGACGGCTTATCCGTTAAGTGAAACAAAGCCAGAACTGTGGCATCTTGGCATTAATAAAAGAGGAGCAAGATCTGCTGCTGAGCTGGGCATCTCTTTTACATTTGGACACTTTATTTATTCAGTTGGAGGACAAGAAGCCATTCGTCATTATAAACAAGAATTTATCCCTTCTTCGTATCAATCAAAGCCTAAAACCAACGTATGCGTATTTGTTGTATGTGCAGAAACAACAGAAGAAGCCGAGCAGCATGCCAAAACGCTAGATGATTGGCTATTGAAAGTAGCAAAAGGCGGGGATACAACAATTTCATCGATAGAAGAAGTGCACAATCGTTCTTATTCAGAAGAAGAGCTAAAAAAAATAAGCACCAATCGCCCTCGTATGATCGTAGGAAATCCAGCTGAAGTAAAACAAGAATTAATTGAGCTGCAGCAAAAATACGATAACGACGAATTTTTAATTATTACAAATATCCATGATTATGAAGCGAAAAAGAAGTCTTATGAACTGCTTGCAGAGCTATTTCCTCAACCCTCATTTTTTTAA
- a CDS encoding alpha/beta family hydrolase, producing MHVDKKSVSNQTSTITYTHIKTEGSSSICFMFSGLGYTYEKPLLYYVTMLMLKHGIEVVHIHYTYPKELMTKSTDEIADVMMKDIDLVLQDVLSHNDYKNIIFAGKSIGTIPLIQQIMKGEAYKAATMLLLTPLLTRTELFESLLESTHKGLIVIGTLDHYYTEEVYQLKTNTMNIQVIENADHSLDVLYTPTESLKALETVLNGIEQLL from the coding sequence ATGCACGTAGATAAAAAAAGTGTAAGCAACCAAACAAGCACGATTACCTATACACATATTAAAACGGAAGGGTCTAGTAGCATTTGTTTTATGTTTTCAGGCCTGGGCTATACATATGAAAAGCCGCTATTGTATTATGTAACGATGCTGATGCTAAAACATGGAATTGAAGTTGTTCATATCCACTATACATATCCAAAAGAGCTGATGACAAAGTCTACAGATGAGATTGCAGATGTTATGATGAAAGACATTGATCTCGTGCTACAAGACGTTTTATCTCACAATGACTATAAAAATATCATATTTGCAGGAAAATCGATTGGCACAATTCCGCTGATTCAGCAAATTATGAAAGGTGAAGCCTACAAAGCCGCAACGATGCTTTTACTGACCCCGCTTTTAACAAGAACAGAACTATTTGAAAGTTTACTAGAAAGCACTCATAAAGGTCTTATTGTAATAGGAACTCTTGATCACTATTATACTGAAGAAGTTTATCAATTAAAAACAAACACAATGAATATTCAAGTGATTGAAAATGCCGATCATTCATTGGACGTTTTGTATACTCCCACGGAATCGTTAAAGGCGCTGGAAACCGTTTTGAATGGCATAGAACAGCTTCTGTGA
- a CDS encoding helix-turn-helix transcriptional regulator, which produces MDTLREIICEKRAYSYSPHTHDHNYSQLLFPLAGALDIQTSEQHLTLQEGCFYIPPRQLHTYQAKNTNECLVVDIPLKFTESAHLSQQAAFIQWNSTWRAIRYLLLDGLQKSTDRGALEDLVRYVQHYLPKKQTFKSIDYLHANFNQELNIESLAKLENYHPAYFSAWFKQKTGYSPQSYVARIRLNKAKELLKETGYSVTYIAHEVGYHSLSSFTKWFAKQEGVSPTQYRSILKIDK; this is translated from the coding sequence ATGGATACGCTACGTGAAATTATTTGCGAAAAAAGAGCCTACAGCTATTCACCTCATACTCATGATCATAACTACAGTCAGCTTTTGTTTCCGCTAGCAGGTGCTCTTGATATTCAAACAAGCGAGCAGCACTTAACGCTGCAAGAAGGATGCTTTTACATTCCGCCTCGTCAGCTGCATACGTATCAAGCTAAAAATACAAATGAATGTTTGGTCGTTGATATTCCTTTGAAATTTACAGAAAGTGCGCATCTTTCTCAACAAGCAGCTTTTATTCAATGGAATTCAACATGGAGAGCAATTCGCTACCTTTTACTTGATGGGCTTCAAAAAAGCACTGACAGGGGGGCGCTTGAAGATTTAGTCCGTTACGTTCAGCATTATTTACCAAAGAAACAAACGTTTAAATCCATCGATTACCTTCATGCTAACTTTAATCAAGAGTTAAACATAGAAAGCCTTGCCAAGCTGGAAAATTACCATCCTGCCTATTTTTCTGCTTGGTTTAAACAAAAAACGGGCTATTCGCCTCAAAGCTATGTAGCGCGTATACGTTTAAATAAAGCAAAAGAACTGTTAAAAGAGACGGGATACTCGGTAACGTATATTGCGCATGAAGTCGGCTATCACAGCTTGTCTTCATTCACTAAATGGTTTGCAAAACAAGAAGGAGTCTCACCCACGCAATATCGAAGTATCTTAAAAATAGACAAATAA
- a CDS encoding DMT family transporter, with product MNTSLSKILILCTAVLWGTTGTAQALASAEAHSVAIGAVRLAVGGLSLLAACLIQKKKVGVRHLPILPLTVAAASMAAYQPLFFLAVIKTGVAVGTMVAIGSAPLLSGVLDYIVYRKKPTKKWLLATFTGIIGCCCLLLKKDSQIDVIGLGMAIGAGASFACYTTVNKKIVQHVDPQVGASLVFTAAAVLLIPCWFMYDMSWLVSLNGIGIALHLGILTTALAYVLFSTALKSVHASTAVTLSLAEPVTAFLLGVFFLGESLTLVNICGAALVFASLAFLTYSPKASLNQGVRI from the coding sequence ATGAATACTTCATTATCAAAAATACTTATATTATGTACAGCTGTATTATGGGGAACTACAGGAACTGCCCAAGCTTTAGCATCTGCTGAAGCGCATTCCGTGGCGATTGGAGCGGTACGTTTAGCTGTAGGGGGACTGTCGCTTCTTGCAGCTTGTCTTATTCAAAAAAAGAAAGTGGGCGTAAGACACCTTCCTATTCTGCCTCTTACGGTTGCTGCAGCAAGTATGGCCGCTTATCAGCCTTTATTTTTTTTAGCTGTTATTAAAACGGGTGTTGCAGTAGGAACAATGGTGGCAATTGGGAGTGCGCCGCTTTTGTCAGGAGTGTTAGATTACATAGTTTACCGCAAGAAACCTACAAAAAAATGGCTGCTTGCCACGTTTACGGGTATTATAGGGTGCTGCTGCTTGTTGTTAAAAAAAGATAGTCAAATCGACGTGATAGGTTTGGGTATGGCGATAGGAGCAGGGGCGTCTTTTGCTTGCTATACGACTGTTAATAAAAAAATTGTTCAGCATGTTGATCCGCAAGTAGGCGCTTCTCTTGTGTTCACAGCCGCCGCTGTTTTACTGATACCATGCTGGTTTATGTACGATATGAGCTGGCTAGTTTCTTTAAATGGAATAGGCATCGCTCTTCACTTAGGAATACTTACGACGGCTCTTGCTTATGTATTATTTTCTACAGCGCTCAAGTCGGTGCATGCGTCTACCGCCGTGACGTTATCGTTAGCAGAGCCCGTTACCGCTTTTTTACTTGGCGTCTTTTTCTTAGGAGAATCTCTAACTTTGGTGAACATATGCGGAGCAGCACTAGTATTTGCTAGCTTAGCGTTTTTAACGTATTCTCCGAAGGCATCGCTAAATCAAGGGGTGCGTATATAA
- a CDS encoding ABC-F family ATP-binding cassette domain-containing protein: protein MITVSNVSLRFGDRKLFEDVNIKFTPGNCYGLIGANGAGKSTFLKILSGEIESQTGDVHMGPGERLAVLKQNHFEYEDQEVMKTVIMGHARLYEVMQEKDAIYMKADFTDEDGMKAAELEGEFAELNGWEAESEAAILLKGLGISEDLHAKKMAELTGSEKVKVLLAQALFGKPDVLLLDEPTNNLDIQAIQWLEEFLINFENTVIVVSHDRHFLNKVCTHIADLDFSKIQVYVGNYDFWYESSQLAQKMASDANKKKEEKIKELQAFIARFSANASKSKQATSRKKLLDKISLDDIRPSSRRYPYVNFTPEREIGNDVLRVEGLTKTIDGVKVLDNVSFIMNKDDKIALVGRNELANSTLMKILMGEMEADSGTYKWGVTTSQAFFPKDNSEYFENGDLNLVDWLRQYSPNDQSESFLRGFLGRMLFSGEEVLKKANVLSGGEKVRCMLSKMMLSGSNVLLLDDPTNHLDLESITALNNGLISYKGSMIFTSHDHQFVETIANRVIEITPNGVIDKQMTYDEYLEDSNLQKQVASMYA from the coding sequence ATGATTACAGTTAGTAATGTAAGTTTACGATTTGGCGACCGAAAGTTATTTGAAGATGTGAATATTAAATTCACGCCTGGTAACTGTTATGGATTAATCGGCGCAAACGGTGCTGGAAAATCAACGTTTTTAAAAATTTTATCTGGTGAAATTGAATCTCAAACTGGTGATGTACATATGGGCCCTGGCGAACGCCTTGCTGTCTTAAAACAGAACCACTTCGAATATGAAGATCAAGAAGTTATGAAAACCGTTATTATGGGGCACGCTCGCCTTTATGAAGTAATGCAAGAAAAAGATGCTATTTATATGAAAGCAGACTTCACAGATGAAGACGGAATGAAAGCAGCTGAGCTTGAAGGTGAATTTGCTGAATTAAACGGTTGGGAAGCAGAATCAGAAGCAGCTATTCTTTTAAAAGGATTAGGTATTTCTGAAGATCTTCACGCAAAAAAAATGGCTGAACTAACGGGTAGTGAAAAAGTAAAAGTGCTTCTTGCACAAGCTTTATTCGGAAAACCTGATGTATTACTTTTAGATGAGCCTACGAATAACTTGGATATTCAAGCAATTCAATGGTTAGAAGAGTTCTTAATTAATTTCGAAAACACAGTCATTGTTGTATCTCATGACCGTCACTTCTTAAACAAAGTATGTACGCACATTGCTGACCTTGACTTCAGTAAAATCCAAGTCTACGTTGGTAACTATGACTTCTGGTATGAATCAAGTCAATTAGCACAAAAAATGGCATCAGATGCGAACAAGAAAAAAGAAGAAAAAATTAAAGAGCTTCAAGCCTTTATCGCTCGCTTTAGCGCAAATGCATCGAAATCAAAACAAGCAACGTCTCGTAAAAAATTGCTTGATAAAATTTCATTAGATGACATCCGCCCTTCTTCTCGTCGCTATCCGTACGTGAACTTCACGCCGGAACGTGAGATTGGAAATGACGTACTTCGCGTTGAAGGTCTAACAAAAACAATTGACGGCGTAAAAGTGCTTGATAACGTAAGCTTTATTATGAATAAAGATGACAAAATCGCTCTTGTAGGCCGCAACGAACTTGCAAATTCAACATTAATGAAGATTTTAATGGGTGAAATGGAAGCAGACAGCGGCACGTACAAATGGGGTGTGACAACGTCTCAAGCCTTTTTCCCAAAAGACAACTCCGAGTACTTTGAAAACGGAGATTTAAACTTAGTAGACTGGCTGCGTCAGTATTCACCTAATGACCAAAGCGAAAGCTTCTTACGCGGTTTCTTAGGCAGAATGCTATTCTCTGGTGAAGAAGTGTTGAAAAAAGCCAACGTTCTTTCCGGAGGAGAAAAAGTTCGCTGTATGCTTTCTAAAATGATGCTAAGCGGTTCAAACGTTCTTTTACTAGACGATCCTACGAATCACCTTGACTTAGAATCAATCACAGCACTAAATAATGGACTTATCAGCTACAAAGGTTCAATGATTTTCACATCTCATGACCATCAGTTCGTTGAAACGATTGCAAATCGTGTAATTGAAATTACGCCAAACGGAGTAATTGACAAGCAAATGACGTATGATGAGTATTTAGAAGACAGCAACCTGCAAAAACAAGTAGCTAGCATGTACGCTTAA
- a CDS encoding spore germination protein, whose protein sequence is MKVKKWRSTVKKIGKHAHEKENKQESIHQDSPNHVTDHLALTLEVIKNEIGHNSDVHFRDFIIGRTGIQAAIIFVEGLSDKDLIEKHILSSLMADFSKEYQQDQLYVKGSLSKQCIKSQVLSISDVEEVHSIKEVTSKVLTGSTALLIDGLSPALILGTSKVKTRTIEEPVSEALVRGPRVGFTESLSDNTSLLRGSGDIENLSLVKFQVGKRSKKDLVVAYIKEIVDPELVEEVEKRIKKIDLDNVPESGYVEQLIEDNYLSPFPQVQNTERPDRVIAALMEGRVAILLDGTPFALIAPVTFSMMLQSPEDYYERWIPGTFIRFLRYIAVVLSLFTPALYIAFISFHPGLIPTKLAISIIGSRSGVPFPALIEALFMELSIEILREAGLRLPKPIGPAMGIVGGLIIGEAAVQAGIVSPILVIVVALTAISSFSIPQYSVGITLRILRFVAMLCAAILGLYGVILFFLFMMSHLVKLKSFGVPYMSPAVPYRLSEWKDLVVRMPLMMMKRRPKMMHTKDPLRKG, encoded by the coding sequence ATGAAAGTGAAAAAATGGAGATCAACAGTAAAAAAAATAGGAAAACATGCGCACGAGAAGGAAAACAAACAGGAATCTATACATCAAGATTCACCTAATCATGTTACTGATCATTTAGCTTTAACTCTAGAAGTAATTAAAAATGAAATTGGTCATAATTCCGACGTTCATTTTCGGGATTTTATTATAGGACGCACCGGCATTCAGGCAGCTATTATTTTTGTAGAGGGGCTATCAGATAAAGATCTTATTGAAAAACATATTTTGTCATCATTGATGGCTGATTTTTCAAAAGAATACCAACAGGATCAGCTTTACGTAAAGGGAAGCCTTTCAAAACAGTGTATTAAAAGCCAAGTATTATCAATCAGTGATGTAGAAGAGGTTCATTCTATTAAAGAAGTAACATCAAAAGTCTTAACAGGATCTACGGCTCTTTTAATTGACGGGTTATCACCTGCCTTGATTCTTGGTACAAGCAAAGTAAAAACAAGGACGATTGAAGAGCCCGTATCAGAAGCATTGGTGAGAGGGCCAAGAGTAGGCTTCACTGAATCTTTAAGTGATAATACTTCTTTATTAAGAGGAAGCGGAGATATTGAAAATTTGTCGCTGGTGAAATTTCAAGTAGGAAAGCGTTCCAAAAAAGACTTAGTTGTTGCTTACATAAAGGAGATTGTTGATCCAGAGCTAGTTGAAGAAGTAGAAAAACGAATTAAAAAAATTGATCTTGATAATGTACCGGAGTCAGGATATGTTGAACAACTCATTGAAGATAATTACCTTAGTCCCTTTCCTCAGGTACAGAATACGGAGCGTCCCGATCGTGTAATTGCTGCTTTGATGGAAGGGAGAGTAGCCATTTTATTAGACGGGACGCCTTTTGCTTTGATCGCCCCTGTTACGTTTAGCATGATGTTACAGTCGCCGGAAGATTATTATGAAAGGTGGATTCCCGGTACATTCATTCGTTTTCTTCGTTATATCGCAGTGGTTCTTTCCCTTTTTACACCGGCTTTGTATATTGCGTTTATTTCATTTCATCCAGGATTAATTCCGACTAAGTTAGCTATTTCTATTATAGGATCAAGGTCTGGTGTTCCGTTTCCCGCCCTTATCGAAGCCTTATTTATGGAATTATCCATCGAAATTTTGAGAGAAGCCGGACTCCGATTGCCGAAACCCATTGGTCCAGCAATGGGCATTGTCGGTGGGTTAATCATTGGAGAAGCTGCGGTGCAGGCAGGAATCGTTAGCCCTATTTTGGTGATTGTAGTGGCGTTAACTGCCATTTCATCGTTTTCTATTCCCCAATATAGTGTAGGAATCACATTGCGTATTCTTCGGTTTGTAGCCATGCTTTGTGCTGCCATACTTGGATTATATGGCGTCATCTTATTTTTCCTTTTTATGATGAGCCATTTAGTGAAACTAAAAAGTTTCGGCGTACCTTATATGAGTCCCGCTGTTCCTTATCGTTTAAGTGAATGGAAAGACTTGGTAGTCCGTATGCCTCTGATGATGATGAAACGACGTCCAAAGATGATGCACACCAAAGATCCTCTACGAAAAGGGTAG
- a CDS encoding spore germination protein — MMKGNGPLEMINSKDRITTPQTTIIITNFILGTGILTLPRAAAEKVKTPDVWLTVILGGIVTMIAGVIMVKLSQRFPEKTFYQYSQEIVGKWIGKLFSFLMIGYFLALGGFHARSLAEVTGYLLLEGTPKWAIIMPFMWASLYLIRGGINPIARIFEIILPITVILFLLVAFMSIKIFEVDNLRPVLGSGITPVLKGIRTTALAFTGPEFMLLILAFMKEPNKAVKAVLVGTAIPLLLYVITVVMVIGAFSVDGVVTRTWPTLDLIRSYELTGLIFERFDSLLLVVWIMQMFTSFNVNHYAASLGLSQLFKKNVHPFMYGVLPVIYLISMIPRNINDVFKLGDMVGNAALILFGFLPVLLLIISKIKGRKYETSL, encoded by the coding sequence ATGATGAAAGGAAATGGGCCGTTAGAAATGATAAATTCAAAAGATCGTATTACGACGCCTCAAACAACTATTATTATTACCAACTTTATCCTTGGAACAGGGATTCTTACCTTGCCCCGGGCAGCTGCGGAAAAAGTGAAAACACCAGATGTTTGGCTAACTGTTATTTTAGGGGGGATAGTCACTATGATAGCAGGGGTAATCATGGTGAAATTAAGTCAACGCTTCCCTGAAAAAACCTTTTATCAATACAGCCAAGAAATTGTAGGGAAATGGATAGGCAAGTTATTTAGTTTCCTCATGATAGGTTATTTTTTGGCACTTGGTGGGTTTCATGCTCGTTCATTGGCAGAGGTAACTGGATATCTATTGTTGGAAGGAACCCCCAAATGGGCTATAATCATGCCATTTATGTGGGCAAGTCTCTATCTGATAAGAGGGGGAATAAATCCAATTGCCCGTATATTTGAGATTATATTACCTATTACGGTTATTCTTTTTTTACTTGTTGCCTTTATGAGTATCAAAATATTTGAAGTAGATAATCTGCGCCCGGTACTAGGTTCAGGTATTACGCCGGTGCTAAAAGGGATAAGGACAACAGCTCTTGCGTTTACTGGGCCTGAATTCATGCTTTTAATATTGGCATTCATGAAAGAACCAAACAAAGCAGTAAAAGCTGTACTAGTTGGTACTGCCATTCCTTTGCTTCTTTATGTTATTACCGTCGTGATGGTTATCGGAGCGTTCTCAGTGGATGGAGTGGTTACGAGAACATGGCCTACGCTTGATTTGATAAGAAGTTATGAATTAACTGGGTTAATCTTTGAACGCTTTGATTCCTTGCTGCTGGTGGTATGGATTATGCAAATGTTTACTTCTTTTAATGTTAACCATTACGCTGCTTCATTAGGACTGTCTCAGCTTTTTAAAAAAAATGTCCATCCATTTATGTATGGTGTGCTTCCAGTTATTTATCTCATTTCCATGATCCCTAGAAATATCAATGATGTATTTAAATTAGGAGATATGGTTGGCAACGCTGCCCTGATTTTATTTGGCTTTTTACCGGTGCTGCTTCTTATCATTTCAAAAATAAAGGGGAGAAAGTATGAGACAAGCCTCTAA
- a CDS encoding Ger(x)C family spore germination protein, whose protein sequence is MRQASNHVRFFLSVLLSVFLLFPLAGCWSSHEIEERSLGVGVALDKANKSMTEKEFDEQEEYPKRNLITSTYQLITPQVASSTTVQGGSQQRAYVNMAETGDSIHQMTRELSLRRETSIASQHLKVIIIGEALARTYSLGKLVNEFLRDNEIRPSCLVLISKGRASDGLESKTAGEIPAFRLAGMVENAYRTTRILPPTSLIKLESNIESGTSFLLQNVLSANGEIKFAGAAIIKGKTNKMIGFLNEEELDGLIWITGKGKGGLVKSFDKKTGQLIVYEIESMKSHIEPHVKGNSISFNVHIESEGRLSENWVVSGNPLKNQFLQKVQKNSEKKVRNLVRNTVEKMQKEYKVDVAGFGNQLRIKRPRVWMRVKDNWDQTFSEVPINYDVKLMIKDYGTSGSKK, encoded by the coding sequence ATGAGACAAGCCTCTAATCACGTACGGTTCTTCTTATCGGTTTTGCTTTCTGTTTTTTTGCTCTTTCCTCTGGCGGGCTGTTGGAGCAGTCATGAAATTGAAGAACGAAGTTTAGGAGTAGGTGTGGCGCTTGATAAAGCTAACAAGTCCATGACCGAAAAAGAATTTGATGAACAAGAAGAGTATCCCAAAAGGAACTTGATTACGTCAACCTATCAACTGATCACCCCGCAAGTGGCAAGTTCAACAACTGTCCAAGGAGGATCTCAGCAGAGAGCTTACGTGAATATGGCTGAAACGGGAGATTCTATTCATCAAATGACCCGTGAACTATCATTGAGAAGAGAGACTTCCATTGCCAGCCAACATCTAAAAGTAATTATTATTGGCGAGGCTCTTGCACGAACGTATAGCTTAGGAAAATTAGTGAATGAGTTTCTTCGTGATAATGAGATTAGACCAAGCTGTCTTGTACTTATTAGTAAAGGGAGAGCTAGCGACGGGCTAGAATCGAAGACAGCAGGAGAAATCCCAGCATTTCGTTTGGCTGGAATGGTGGAAAATGCATATCGAACAACGAGAATTTTACCTCCCACATCGCTCATTAAATTAGAGAGCAATATTGAATCAGGGACTAGTTTTCTATTGCAAAATGTATTATCAGCAAATGGGGAAATCAAATTTGCTGGTGCTGCCATAATTAAAGGGAAAACAAACAAAATGATTGGTTTTTTGAATGAAGAAGAACTAGATGGTCTGATTTGGATCACAGGAAAAGGGAAAGGCGGGCTAGTGAAAAGCTTTGATAAAAAGACCGGTCAGCTGATTGTATACGAAATAGAATCTATGAAAAGTCATATTGAACCTCATGTTAAAGGAAATAGCATTTCCTTTAATGTGCATATTGAATCAGAGGGAAGGCTATCTGAAAATTGGGTGGTCTCAGGAAATCCTTTAAAAAATCAATTTTTACAGAAGGTGCAAAAAAACTCAGAAAAAAAAGTGAGGAACCTCGTAAGAAACACGGTAGAAAAAATGCAAAAAGAATATAAAGTCGATGTGGCCGGGTTCGGAAATCAATTGAGAATCAAGAGGCCCAGAGTATGGATGAGGGTTAAAGACAATTGGGATCAAACATTTAGTGAAGTTCCAATTAACTATGATGTGAAATTAATGATTAAAGATTATGGAACGTCAGGATCAAAAAAGTGA
- a CDS encoding YtoQ family protein yields the protein MNLTVYLAGQIHDNWRDEIKNQAEQLNLPLTFVGPMTDHDRSDNIGEEILGKQPNAVLKDEAASQINNLRTQVLLKKSDVVIALFGEKYKQWNSAMDASTAIALDKPLILVRPEELHHPLKELSNKAQVVVETPEQALQALAYIFE from the coding sequence ATGAACTTAACCGTATACCTTGCCGGGCAAATTCACGATAACTGGCGAGACGAAATTAAAAACCAAGCAGAACAATTAAACCTTCCCCTTACCTTTGTCGGTCCCATGACAGACCATGACCGCTCCGACAACATTGGAGAAGAAATTTTAGGAAAACAGCCTAACGCTGTCTTAAAAGATGAAGCTGCTTCTCAAATTAATAATTTACGTACGCAGGTGCTCCTTAAAAAATCTGATGTAGTTATTGCTTTATTTGGCGAAAAATACAAGCAGTGGAACAGCGCAATGGACGCGTCGACAGCCATTGCATTAGATAAACCGCTAATTTTAGTTCGCCCTGAAGAGCTGCATCATCCGCTTAAAGAACTGTCAAACAAAGCCCAAGTTGTAGTCGAAACGCCAGAACAGGCTCTTCAAGCATTAGCTTATATTTTTGAATAG
- a CDS encoding ABC transporter ATP-binding protein: protein MTETVLQVDHVSKVIGKKTILHDVSLSVERGEIFGLLGPNGSGKTTLIRTVVGLIKETEGTITVNGFPLKEQFTSAMKSIGAIIENPEFYDYLTGYQNLKHFANMHEGITSERLDEVIALVKLENSIHAKVKTYSLGMRQRLGVAQAILHKPALLLLDEPTNGLDPAGMREFRTYLQTLCREEGISILIASHLLKEVEALCDRVGIIQDGELKAVQDLSPNRQDQGMYVEFEVSDAQKAAELLSQEFEVTMRSHSIDVAIVKEQIPAVNKKLVDSDILVYRITPVYETLEDSFMSVTEGEHHA, encoded by the coding sequence ATGACAGAAACAGTGCTACAAGTAGATCATGTCAGTAAAGTAATTGGGAAGAAAACCATTTTGCATGATGTATCCTTATCGGTTGAGCGCGGTGAGATTTTCGGATTGCTTGGTCCAAATGGTTCTGGAAAAACAACGCTAATTCGTACCGTCGTAGGACTCATTAAAGAAACAGAGGGAACGATTACCGTTAACGGCTTTCCTTTAAAAGAACAGTTTACATCAGCTATGAAATCAATTGGAGCGATTATTGAAAACCCTGAGTTTTATGATTATCTGACGGGCTATCAAAATTTAAAACACTTTGCGAATATGCATGAAGGAATCACATCAGAACGCTTGGATGAAGTCATTGCGCTAGTAAAACTTGAAAACAGCATTCATGCAAAAGTGAAGACGTATTCTCTTGGAATGAGACAGCGTTTAGGAGTAGCTCAAGCTATTTTACATAAGCCTGCATTGCTTTTACTAGATGAACCAACAAACGGTCTAGACCCAGCGGGAATGAGAGAGTTTCGTACATATTTACAAACGCTTTGCAGGGAAGAAGGAATTTCGATCTTAATCGCGAGTCACTTATTAAAAGAAGTAGAAGCATTATGTGACCGCGTTGGCATTATTCAAGACGGCGAGTTAAAAGCCGTTCAAGACCTATCTCCAAATCGTCAAGATCAAGGAATGTACGTAGAATTTGAAGTGTCTGATGCGCAAAAAGCAGCGGAACTTTTATCACAAGAATTTGAAGTAACAATGAGATCACATAGTATCGACGTGGCGATTGTAAAAGAGCAAATTCCAGCTGTGAATAAAAAATTAGTGGACAGCGATATTTTAGTCTACCGAATTACCCCTGTGTATGAGACGCTTGAAGATTCGTTTATGTCCGTTACGGAAGGAGAGCATCATGCTTAA